One Salarias fasciatus chromosome 9, fSalaFa1.1, whole genome shotgun sequence DNA segment encodes these proteins:
- the LOC115394111 gene encoding serine/threonine-protein kinase greatwall-like: MDVEENRGSGTNERSVEVPKPPSIEDFTVLKPISRGAFGKVYLARKKSNARLYAVKVMKKADMVDKNMTGQMKAERDALALSKSPFVVHLFYSLQTATKIYLVMEYLIGGDVKSLLHIYGYFDQDMAVKFISEVAQALDYLHRHGIIHRDLKPDNMLISNEGHIKLTDFGLSKVKLDRELSLMDILTTPSLAKPKKDYFRTPGQVLSLISSLGFNTPSGEAKRHCSASAVSSPMSCSKIKQKNNSLGSPVVKSKEQLYSPRCYPWKLGPNSVALGPHHSSKNLTKSLLQSRKRLETMSAGSTTDMEGCISPMWEGEGDEKENEHISDQKLNRPSESKDPERDRVPTASGTAGLSAKKSSNPLRSDRLTANGSHSRKPVSVPTVQEDLSVSMRHGCQPAVPSSVKRTFSDVERSPEPVERRAKKRDADYKRGCEIPEEPARFHTGLTGAFSTVQIDNFTASADTVGEGEDPVPKRSSPIEVAKSLFCELEEPAEDVFESAGKDFSPPPGDIDVCRSLSLDSDGSAHEISLTFDSAQQSNPFTASISASYEKQQEDGDSSMIELPPQTPSAAFNQTPKLGLFGKRAESQGFFFNRLHDEVSGGLAHSPAFLKPRNVVAFRSYCSSINRSNLSGVSRLSLGSLDGMDTSAAASHHSVSGTVTPVQRRSGSSASLCQTPQPMSTSQTPFRTPKSVRRGAQPVEGAPILGTPDYLAPELLLGIPHGMGQCDCMVDWWALGVCLFEFLTGVPPFNDETPQLVFQNILNRDIPWPEGEEELSANARNAIEILLTMDMTKRAGLKELKRHPLFDGLDWDNLQNQAMPFIPQPEDETDTSYFDARNSAQHIAVSGFSL, encoded by the exons AtggatgtggaggagaaccGCGGCTCGGGGACGAACGAGAGGTCTGTGGAAGTCCCGAAGCCGCCCTCCATCGAGGATTTCACGGTGTTGAAGCCGATCAGCCGCGGAGCTTTCGGGAAGGTCTACCTGGCTCGGAAGAAGAGCAATGCGCGTCTCTATGCTGTCAAA GTGATGAAGAAAGCCGACATGGTCGATAAGAACATGACGGGCCAGATGAAGGCAGAGAGAGACGCACTCGCTCTGAGCAAAAGTCCCTTCGTGGTTCACCTGTTTTACTCTCTTCAGACAGCCACGAAAATCtatctg GTCATGGAGTACCTCATTGGGGGGGATGTCAAATCTCTTCTTCACATTTACGGATATTTCGATCAGGACATGGCCGTGAAATTCATTTCTGAGGTCGCCCAAGCTTTGGACTACCTTCACCGGCACGGTATCATCCACAG GGATTTGAAACCAGACAACATGCTCATATCCAACGAAGGTCACATCAAACTCACAGACTTTGGCCTTTCAAAAGTTAAGCTTGATCGAG AGCTGAGTTTAATGGATATTCTCACAACTCCATCCTTGGCCAAACCAAAGAAGGATTATTTCCGCACGCCAGGCCAAGTCCTCTCCCTCATCAGCTCCCTTGGATTT AATACACCTTCGGGAGAAGCGAAGCGTCACTGCAGTGCATCTGCTGTGTCCAGCCCCATGTCCTGCAGTAAGATCAAACAGAAGAATAACTCGCTTGGCTCTCCCGTGGTGAAGTCAAAAGAGCAGCTGTATTCTCCACGCTGCTATCCTTGGAAGTTAG GACCAAACAGTGTTGCACTCGGTCCGCATCATTCGTCCAAAAATCTGACTAAATCcttgctgcagagcagaaagagGCTTGAGACGATGAGTGCAGGCAGCACCACCGACATGGAGGGCTGCATCAGTCCGAtgtgggagggggagggtgaCGAG aaagaaaatgaacacaTCAGTGATCAAAAGCTGAACAGACCGTCTGAATCCAAAGACCCGGAGCGGGACCGTGTCCCTACAGCTTCAGGCACCGCTGGCCTCTCTGCGAAGAAGTCAAGCAACCCATTGAGATCAGACCGCCTCACAGCAAATGGCTCTCATAGCAGAAAACCTGTCTCTGTTCCCACAGTTCAGGAGGATTTGTCTGTTTCAATGAGACATGGCTGTCAACCTGCAGTCCCCTCATCAgtcaaaagaacattttcagatGTAGAAAGAAGTCCCGAGCCTGTGGAGAGACGAGCCAAAAAGAGGGACGCGGACTACAAGAGAGGCTGTGAGATTCCAGAGGAGCCGGCGAGGTTCCACACGGGTCTGACTGGAGCGTTCTCCACCGTCCAGATAGACAACTTTACTGCCTCGGCCGACACGGTTGGGGAAGGCGAGGATCCGGTTCCGAAGCGATCCAGCCCGATAGAAGTAGCTAAAAGTCTGTTCTGTGAGCTGGAGGAGCCCGCCGAGGACGTGTTTGAGAGTGCAGGTAAAGACTTTTCACCTCCTCCCGGGGACATCGACGTCTGCAGGAGCCTGAGTCTGGACTCTGACGGGTCCGCGCACGAGATATCGCTCACTTTTGACTCAGCTCAGCAGTCGAATCCTTTCACAGCCAGTATTTCAGCCTCATacgagaagcagcaggaggatggaGACTCATCCATGATCGAACTGCCACCACAGACCCCGTCTGCTGCCTTCAACCAGACACCCAAACTCGGCCTTTTCGGGAAGAGAGCAGAATCTCAGGGTTTCTTTTTCAACCGGCTCCATGATGAAGTCTCCGGCGGCTTGGCGCACTCCCCCGCCTTCCTCAAGCCGCGGAACGTGGTTGCGTTCCGCAGCTACTGCAGCTCCATTAACCGCTCTAACCTGTCCGGGGTCTCTCGACTCAGCCTGGGCTCTTTGGACGGGATGGACACGTCCGCAGCAGCTTCTCATCATTCGGTGTCTGGGACTGTAACGCCAGTGCAGCGACGATCCGGCTCCAGCGCATCCCTCTGTCAG ACTCCTCAGCCCATGTCGACCTCTCAGACCCCGTTCAGGACCCCCAAGAGTGTACGGAGGGGGGCGCAGCCTGTCGAGGGCGCTCCCATCCTGGGAACCCCGGACTACTTGGCTCCAGAACTTCTTCTGGGAATACCCCACG GTATGGGTCAGTGCG ACTGCATGGTGGACTGGTGGGCGCTCGGCGTCTGCCTCTTCGAGTTCCTCACCGGCGTGCCGCCGTTCAACGACGAGACGCCTCAGCTGGTCTTCCAGAATATCCTCAACAGAG ATATCCCCTGGCCTGAGGGGGAAGAGGAGCTGTCTGCTAACGCCAGGAACGCCATTGAAATCCTTCTGACCATGGACATGACCAAGCGGGCGGGACTAAAGG AGCTGAAGCGCCACCCCCTGTTTGACGGCCTGGACTGGGacaacctgcagaaccaggcgaTGCCGTTCATACCGCAGCCGGAGGACGAAACGGACACCTCGTACTTCGACGCCCGAAACAGCGCGCAGCACATCGCCGTGTCCGGCTTCAGCCTGTGA
- the LOC115394129 gene encoding B-cell receptor CD22-like encodes MFLLLTVFFLPAVLVHCAGEEAGLFITAPRSLEAVNGSCLIIPCSFTPASRKERQFDNNKKIVAVWIKDDSPFQGHPERIVFKSSDAVKYPYISIIGDLKKKNCTTKFNIFKLEKTTKFFFRIENESFKATAALDPVEIKLTGSPPRPRLEVSADLKDLKEKESVTVTCSALTPCSHSPPQLTWSLQQDAHSQTEENTDGTFSTQIQKTLTLSDTHDGFSLSCSAVYPVAGGEPVKTPETELTLRVSYSPKDTTVSISPSGSWVTLTCSSRAKPAVSSFTWFKNSDHGPIKVSEGDFYTLNVTDITDPESFYCVTKNSLGNQTSLWIHVNKADTTASISPSGSWVTLTCSSRAKPAVSSFTWFKNSDHGPIKVSEGDFYTFNVANTTDPASFYCVAENALGQRVPLMIAVSVSISFVFIFLLFSVWWFKKRRRPQQTQTQAAEQFSSHMAADEPEKDVSGDEGLQYEHVSFSKRRDGALTVSVQDNRQQEETVYAQVKVHGQESQSSQVANGPEDLYAKVKRN; translated from the exons atgtttcttcttctgactgttttcttcctcccag ctgttttggtTCATTGTGCCGGTGAAGAAGCTGGTCTCTTCATCACTGCACCGAGGAGTCTGGAAGCAGTGAATGGATCCTGTTTGATTATCCCCTGTAGCTTCACACCTGCTTCAAGGAAAGAGAGACAgtttgacaacaacaaaaaaatagttGCAGTGTGGATTAAAGATGATTCACCTTTTCAGGGTCATCCAGAGAGAATAGTTTTTAAAAGCAGTGATGCAGTTAAATACCCTTATATCAGCATCATTGgagacctgaaaaaaaaaaactgcaccacCAAGTTTAATATTTTCAAACTAGAAAAAACCACAAAGTTCTTCTTTCGAATTGAGAATGAATCATTCAAGGCAACAGCTGCTTTAGATCCTGTTGAAATTAAACTGACAG gttctcctccgaGGCCCAGATTAGAAGTCTCAGCTGATCTGAAggacctgaaggagaaggagtctgTCACTGTAACCTGCTCAGCTCTCACTCCCTGTTCACACTCCCCTCCTCaactcacctggagcctccAACAAGACGCTCACAGCCAaactgaggaaaacacagatgGAACCTTCAGCACTCAGATCCAGAAGACCCTcactctgtcagacacacatGATGGATTCagcctcagctgctctgctgtgtatcctgttgctggaggagaacctgtgAAAACACCTGAGACAGAGTTAACTCTCAGGGTTTCAT ATTCTCCTAAAGACACCACAgtctccatcagtccatcagggaGCTGGGTGACCctgacctgctccagcagagccaaacctgccgtcagcagcttcacctggtTCAAGAACAGCGACCATGGACCCATCAAAGTGTCTGAAGGAGACTTTTACACCTTAAATGTGACTGACATAACAGATCCAGAAAGTTTTTACTGTGTAACTAAAAATTCTCTCGGTAATCAGACGTCATTGTGGATTCATGTGAACAAAGCAG ACACgacagcctccatcagtccatcagggaGCTGGGTGACCctgacctgctccagcagagccaaacctgccgtcagcagcttcacctggtTCAAGAACAGTGACCATGGACCCATCAAAGTGTCTGAAGGAGACTTTTACACCTTTAATGTGGCCAACACAACAGATCCAGCAAGTTTTTACTGTGTGGCTGAAAATGCTCTCG GACAACGTGTTCCTTTGATGATTGCTGTTTCAGTGAGCATCAGCTTTGTGTTCATCTTCctgcttttctctgtctg GTGGTTTAAGAAGCGTCGGCGCCCACAACAGACTCAG ACTCAAGCAGCAGAGCAGTTTTCCAGCCACATGGCGGCAGATGAACCAGAGAAGGACGTCAGCGGCGACGAGGGCCTTCAATACGAGCACGTCAGCTTCTCAAAGCGGAGAGATGGAGCTTTGACCGTGTCAGTGCAGGACaacagacagcaggaggagaccgTGTACGCACAGGTCAAAGTTCACGGGCAAGAAAGTCAGTCAAGTCAAGTTGCTAACGGCCCCGAGGATCTGTACGCTAAAGTCAAGAGAAACTAG
- the LOC115394143 gene encoding sialoadhesin-like has translation MFLLLRVFFLPAVLVHCAGEETDLFITAPRSLEAVNGSCLIIPCSFTPASRKERQFDNRRKIFAVWIKDDVPFQNHPERIVFNSSDAVNYPDISIIGDLKQRDCTTKFERFKLEKSTKFFFRIENESFKATAALDPVEIKLTGSPPRPRLEVSADLKDLKEKESVTVTCSALTPCSHSPPQLTWSLQQDAHSQTEENTDGTFSTQIQKTLTLSDTHDGFNLSCSAVYPVAGGEPVKTPETELTLRVSYAPKDTTVSISPSGSWVTLTCSSRAKPAVSSFTWFKNSDHGPIKVSKGDFYTFNVADTANPESFYCVAENSLGNQTSSWIRVNKAGELRIELVLKTLMILQVVSLYCTIIIFECWFRWRHCRKQVKDSPETDDVNTVIESPA, from the exons atgtttcttcttttgagagttttcttcctcccag ctgttttggtTCATTGTGCCGGTGAAGAAACTGATCTCTTCATCACTGCACCGAGGAGTCTGGAAGCAGTGAATGGATCCTGTTTGATTATCCCCTGTAGCTTCACACCTGCTTCAAGGAAAGAGAGACAGTTtgacaacagaagaaaaatatttGCAGTGTGGATTAAAGATGATGTACCTTTTCAGAATCATCCAGAAAGAATAGTTTTTAACAGCAGTGATGCAGTTAACTACCCTGATATCAGCATCATTGGAGACCTGAAACAAAGAGACTGCACCACCAAGTTTGAGAGATTCAAACTTGAAAAATCCACAAAGTTCTTTTTTCGAATTGAGAATGAATCATTCAAGGCAACAGCTGCTTTAGACCCCGTTGAGATTAAACTGACAG gttctcctccgaGGCCCAGATTAGAAGTCTCAGCTGATCTGAAggacctgaaggagaaggagtctgTCACTGTAACCTGCTCAGCTCTCACTCCCTGTTCACACTCCCCTCCTCaactcacctggagcctccAACAAGACGCTCACAGCCAaactgaggaaaacacagatgGAACCTTCAGCACTCAGATCCAGAAGACCCTcactctgtcagacacacatGATGGATTCaacctcagctgctctgctgtgtatcctgttgctggaggagaacctgtgAAAACACCTGAGACAGAGTTAACTCTCAGGGTTTCAT ATGCTCCTAAAGACACCACAgtctccatcagtccatcagggaGCTGGGTGACCctgacctgctccagcagagccaaacctgccgtcagcagcttcacctggtTCAAGAACAGTGACCATGGACCCATCAAAGTGTCTAAAGGAGACTTTTACACCTTTAATGTGGCTGACACAGCAAATCCAGAAAGTTTTTACTGTGTGGCTGAAAATTCTCTCGGTAATCAGACGTCATCGTGGATTCGTGTGAACAAAGCAG gtgaaCTGAGGATTGAACTCGTCCTCAAAACACTGATGATCCTTCAGGTTGTATCTCTCTACTGTACAATCATCATCTTTGAGTG CTGGTTCAGATGGAGACATTGCCGCAAACAAGTGAAG GACTCACCAGAAACAGATGACGTCAATACAGTGATTGAAAGTCCAGCATAA
- the LOC115394144 gene encoding sialic acid-binding Ig-like lectin 14, producing the protein MFLLLRVFFLPAVLVHCAGEETDLFITAPRSLEAVTGSCLIIPCSFRPAPRKERQFDNRRKIFAVWIKDDAPFQNHPERIVFNSSNEVYYPYISIIGDLKERNCTTKFNVLKLEKSTKFFFRIESESFKATAALDPVEIKLTGSPPRPRLEVSADLKDLKEKESVTVTCSALTPCSHSPPQLTWSLQQDAHSQTEENTDGTFSTQIQKTLTLSDTHDGFNLSCSAVYPVAGGEPVKTPETELTLRVSYSPKDTTVSISPSGSWVTLTCSSRAKPAVSSFTWFKNSDHGPIKVSEGDFYTFNVADITDPASFYCVAENALGNQTSSWIPVSKAGELRIELVFKTLMILQVVSLYCTIIIFECWFRWRHCHKQVKDSPEADDVNKVIESPA; encoded by the exons atgtttcttcttttgagagttttcttcctcccag ctgttttggtTCATTGTGCCGGTGAAGAAACTGATCTCTTCATCACTGCACCGAGGAGTCTGGAAGCAGTGACTGGATCCTGTTTGATTATCCCCTGTAGCTTCAGACCTGCCCCAAGGAAAGAGAGACAGTTtgacaacagaagaaaaatatttGCAGTGTGGATTAAAGATGATGCACCTTTTCAGAATCATCCAGAAAGAATAGTTTTTAACAGCAGTAATGAAGTTTACTACCCTTATATCAGCATCATTGGAgacctgaaagaaagaaactgcacCACCAAGTTTAATGTATTGAAACTTGAAAAATCCACAAAGTTCTTCTTTAGAATTGAGAGTGAATCATTCAAGGCAACAGCTGCTTTAGACCCCGTTGAAATTAAACTGACAG gttctcctccgaGGCCCAGATTAGAAGTCTCAGCTGATCTGAAggacctgaaggagaaggagtctgTCACTGTAACCTGCTCAGCTCTCACTCCCTGTTCACACTCCCCTCCTCaactcacctggagcctccAACAAGACGCTCACAGCCAaactgaggaaaacacagatgGAACCTTCAGCACTCAGATCCAGAAGACCCTcactctgtcagacacacatGATGGATTCaacctcagctgctctgctgtgtatcctgttgctggaggagaacctgtgAAAACACCTGAGACAGAGTTAACTCTCAGGGTTTCAT ATTCTCCTAAAGACACCACAgtctccatcagtccatcagggaGCTGGGTGACCctgacctgctccagcagagccaaacctgccgtcagcagcttcacctggtTCAAGAACAGTGACCATGGACCCATCAAAGTGTCTGAAGGAGACTTTTACACCTTTAATGTGGCCGACATAACAGATCCAGCAAGTTTTTACTGTGTGGCTGAAAATGCTCTCGGTAATCAGACGTCATCGTGGATTCCTGTGAGCAAAGCAG gtgaaCTGAGGATTGAACTCGTCTTCAAAACACTGATGATCCTTCAGGTTGTATCTCTCTACTGTACAATCATCATCTTTGAGTG ctggTTCAGATGGAGACATTGCCACAAACAAGTGAAG GACTCACCAGAAGCAGATGACGTCAACAAAGTGATTGAAAGTCCAGCATAA